The DNA window GCCCCTGTTGCCGTAGCCGGGCCATTATCTCGCGGATTTCCCGCCGCCCCAGCGGGTCCACTCCGTCGGTCGGTTCGTCCAGAAAGATCACTTCCGGCTCGTGGAGCAAAGCCTGGGCGACACCGAGGCGCTGCTTCATTCCTTTGGAATAGGTGCGGATCTTAGTGCGGCTGCGCGGGAGCAAGCCCACCATCTCCAGAACCGGCGGGATGCGCCGCTGCCGCTCCTTGCGGCTCAAACCGTACAACTGGCCGTAAAAATCGAGCAACGACCAAGCGCTGTGATACCCCGGAAACTGATGGTCCTCCGGCAGGTAGCCCACGCGGTAACGCACCTGGACATCTCCGGCCGGGCGGCCCAGAAGCTGGGCGTTTCCAGCGGTTTTGTGGACGATGCCTAAGAGGATTTTGATGAGCGTGGTTTTCCCCGCGCCGTTGGGACCGAGCAGGCCGTAAATCTGGCCCGCTTCTACCTCCAGGCTTACGCCGCGCAGGGCCACGATGCCCCGCCCGTAATCTTTGACCAATTGCTGGACTTCCACGGCGCCCATGGTCGGGCCTCCTCCAAGGGCTAAGCTCGATGGCCGAGCTGGGCCAGCCGCCGTTGCAGCCTCCCGTATCTCTCAAGATACCGAGTTACTGAGGAAGTTCGCTGACCGTTTCGTGATATTTTTTCCCAAACCGCGGACGGTGTCATTTCTCCCAGGGATGTTTCGTCCCTTCACCCTCATCTCATCTTCTGCTCGGAATGGCCCGCCGCTTGATGGTGCTTCGGGTTGGACCACGGCCAGGAACTGGCTGAACAAACGACAAATGATCGAAATTACCAGGGTGCTTTCGCTTCGTCGGGATGAACAGAAAGAGGTCAAGAGAGTGGCCAAGGTGGGAGTCGAACCCACACGGGTTTCCCCGCCCGATTTTGAGTCGGGTGCGTCTGCCATTCCGCCACTTGGCCGAAGAAGCCCTGGCAGCGTCGTGTGTTTCCACAATACACTCGCCGGCTCGGTTTGGCAAGCCCCTGCGGGGAGAAAGGGGCAGGCGAGAGGGTGAAACCGAACCGGAGGGGGAAACGGCCCTGAACCGGGCAGCGGGAGGGAAGCATGGCCAAGGGGGCCGTTTGCTCTTGACAGAGGCGGCGGGGCTGCTATGGGGGCGGTACGAAACTGTCCCGCTGGAACAAGGCCTGTCTGTTTGGGAGACGTGCGGTGGGTTGGACCGCCAGTGACAGGGTCGGGACAGGGGAAACCAAGGAGCCAGCGATGCGTGGTTGGGTGCGCGGTCTGTCAGTCGGGATTTTGAGCGGGACGATGACGGTGATAGCATGGGGTCAGACACCGCCCAGTGCGCCGCCAGCGGGGAGGCCGCCCGCTGCGTCGGCTACCCCCACGGGAGTCGTGCCGCCTGTCACCCCCTCCGCACCGACCCCGATCCCCAATGGACCCGCCGCCGTGGTCAACGGGCAGACCATTCCCGAAAAGGCTGTCTATCGCGCCTTGCGGCAATTCCCACCCGAACATCACGCCTTGGCCCGCAAAGAAATCCTCGCTCATCTCATCGAAAATGTCCTCATCGATCAATATCTGACCGCCATTAAGGTCACAATCGATCCTAAAGAAGTGGACAAGGTCATTCAAGAGCTTAAGGATGAGTTAGCAGCGGCCAAGAAGGATTACAAAAAGGAATTGGAAGCTTTATTGCTGACGGAGGAGGAATTCCGTGCGGAAGTCACAGCTCAGATGAAATGGGAAAAATTTGTGATGCAACAAGGTACAGATGAAGCCTTGAAAAAGCTCTTTGATAGCAGCCCAGATATCTTTGATGGCACTATGGTTCGTGCCCGGCATATTTTGATCAATCCCGGTGCGGATGAGAACAAGAAGAAGGAAGCGGCGGCCCGCTTGCGCGGCATCAAGCAGGTGATCGAGCAGGAAGCAGCGAAGGCGGTGGCCGCTCTGCCCCCCACGGCGGATGCCCTGGCCAAGGAACAGGCGCGCGCGGCCAAGATCGAGGAACTCTTTGCCGCCTATGCCAAGCAATACTCCGAGTGCCCGTCCAAGAAGGATGGCGGCGATCTTAACTTTTTCCCGCGGGCGGGAGCCATGGTCGAACCGTTCGCCCAAGTGGCCTTTTCGCTCAAGCCGTATGAAATGAGCGATGTCGTGGCCACGGAGGTGGGGTATCACCTCATCCTGGTGACCGCGCGTAAGCCGGGCACTCCCAAGAAGTTCGAGGATGTCAAGGAAGATGTCCGGCTGCTCTTTGCCATGCGGCTGCGGGAAGCGGTGGTCCAGCAGATGCGGCCCCGGGCGCAGATCACCATTTACCCGCCGCCGGGTTCCTCCACTCCGGCAGGCACCTCTTCACCCTCCGGTGTTACGCCGCCGGCTGTCACGCCTCCGTCAGCATCGAGTGGTGTTACACCATCGTCAGCACAAAGTCCTGCTCCGCCGGATCGGAAGACACCCTGAAACTGCCTCCCGATCGGTACGCGGGGTTCTCCGCCTCGCGCCCTTGATTCCATCACCGGCAGGAACCTACAACAGTTTTAATCCCCTGGGGATGGTCCTCAGGCGCTTGGCATTCCAGAAACTGAATGAAGAAGACCAATTAATATCCTGCCTTCTTCTGGATTGAAGAACACATAACACATCATGTACACAGCTCTGCTTCTGATTGCTTCCAATACATTCATGACGATCGCCTGGTATGGCCATTTGAAATACAAGGATAAGCCCTTGTGGATCGCCATACTGGTGAGCTGGTGTATTGCACTGCCGGAATATGCATTACAAGTGCCGGCGAATCGTATTGGTCATCGTTATATGTCGGCGACCCAACTCAAGGTGATGCAAGAGGTGATATCTCTGACGGTGTTTATGTTGTTCGCCTGGTGGTATTTTGGGGAGCAGCCGACGTGGCGGACGCTTTTGGCGTTCGTTCTCATCACCCTGGCGGTGGCTTTGGTTCGCGGCGAGCACGGGGCGATGGCAGCTCCGCCGCCGGTTCCGCCTCCTCCTGATAACACTCCTGTCAACGAACCAGTTCCTTCCTGAGCGGTTGCAGAGGGAATGAAGCGAGGGGGTTGTCCGCACGAGGAGCTGATGTGTTGCGAACTGTTCGGGGTCACCGGTCCGCCGGCGGAGAGCGCCAGGGGCGATAGCGGCGCAGGGCCTCCAGGGTTCGCCGCATGTCCTCAGGCAGCGGGGCTTCCACCTCGATCCACTGCTGGGTGCGCGGATGGCGGAAGCGGAGGCGGTAAGCATGGAGCGCCTGACGGTGGAGGAGCACCACTTCCTCAGCTCCGGGCGTCTCCGGGGAGAGGTCCGACAACAGCAGGCGGTCCCGACCGCTGTACAGGCGATCGGCCAGCACGGGGCAGCCCACATGGAGCAGATGGACGCGGATTTGGTGGGTGCGCCCCGTGCGCGGCTGGACCTTGACTAGGGTGTAACCGCGGAAGCGCTCCAGCACCTCGTAATAGCTCAAGGCCGGTTTGGCATCCGGGTCGTTCGACACCGTCATCCGCTGGCGATCGTGCGGGTGGAGCTTGATGGCCCCTTCGATGTAGTCGGCATCGCGGTCCAGTTCCCCTTGGGTGATCGCCACGTATTCCTTGAAGATCTGGCGGGTTTCAAATTGCCAGGCCAGCTCCCGGTGGACGGCATCCTCCTTGGCTACGAGGATCACCCCGCTGGTGTCTTTATCGAGGCGGTGGACGATGCCGGCCCGCAGGTAGCCCCCCTCCGTGCTTAACTGGTCCCGGAAGTGCCAGTGCAAGGCGTTGACCAGCGTACCGCTCCAGTTCCCCTTGGCGGGATGGACCACCATGTCCGGCGGCTTGTTGATCACCGCCAGAGAGGCATCCTGATAGAGAATGTCGAGGGGGATGTTTTCGGGGACGGGGATGTCGTGGAGCGGCGGGGGCAGGTCGATCCACAAGCGGTCCCCTTTGCGCACGCGGTAGCTCGGCTTGCTGGGTTTGCCGTTGACCGTGATCCGCCCGGCCTCGATGGCTTTCTGGATGTCTGTGCGGCTATGGTCGGCGACATGCAGGTGCACGTACTGGTCTAGGCGCATGCCTTCCGCCTTGACCATCACCGTCAGTTCCAGGGGTTCGCGCAGGCGGACCGAGGTGCAAGGCCGAGCTTCGGCGGCAGAAGGGAGGTCCTCTTCGTCCAGTTCCAGGTCCCACTCGTTCATGGCCGTTGGTGACGGATCGCTGGCCGATCCAGACGTTTGCCGCTGCCTGCTGAGGGTCGATCGCCGCGGGGCCGAGTCCGCATCATCTTCCAGCGGAAGGAACAGAAGTTGGAAAGAACCCGCTCATTGGCTTCCCGGCAGGACCGGCAGTGTGGGCAGTTCGCTTCCCCCTCCCGGCGGCAAGGGGGGCATTATCGGCGTGCTCGGAAACGCCGGTGACAGAGTCAGCAAGGCACGTTGGACGGTGATGAACTCGCTTTCTTCCTTCTCCAGGGCTTCGAGCAGTTTCTGGCCTTGGGCCGCCCAGGGCGTGCCTTCCGCCGCCGTGAGGAACTGCTGGAGGTACTCCTTGACCTTGCCGACGTCCCCTTTGAATTCGGTCAGTTGGTCGGGTTGGCGGGGCACTCCCACCAGGGCCGCTTCCGCCTTGGCCAGGGCTAGCCAGCATTCCGCTTGCACGATGGGATCATGGGCAAAGTCTTTCTGCAACTGGAGGAACAGCTCCCGGGCCTTCTCGATGTTCTCGACTCCTCGCTGTCGGACTTCCGCATTGCTCGCCTGCAACATTTCCAGTCCCTGGTCGCCCAGCAGCGAGCGTGCCCACTGGAGGCGTGCGACCTTTCCCGGCATGGTGGCCGCGTAACGGCTATCCTCGGCCAGCCGCTTGAGGGATTCCAGGGAGGAGGCCTGAGCTAGTTCGGCCCAGCGTGCCGAGTTGGCCGCCCGACGCTCCGAGAGGATATACCAGGCCACCACGCTGAGGGTCAGGACGATGACAATCGCTGCCATCCAGCGGTAGCTGATGATTTTCCCCTGAGTGAAGCGCTGCCACAGATCGCTGAGGCGTTCCCAAGTATCCGCACTGTCCGCCGCTCGCGGCTCTTGACTCATCGCTTCTCTC is part of the Thermogemmata fonticola genome and encodes:
- a CDS encoding ABC transporter ATP-binding protein; the protein is MGAVEVQQLVKDYGRGIVALRGVSLEVEAGQIYGLLGPNGAGKTTLIKILLGIVHKTAGNAQLLGRPAGDVQVRYRVGYLPEDHQFPGYHSAWSLLDFYGQLYGLSRKERQRRIPPVLEMVGLLPRSRTKIRTYSKGMKQRLGVAQALLHEPEVIFLDEPTDGVDPLGRREIREIMARLRQQGRTIFLNSHLLGEVELICDRVAILRQGELLREGTVHELTRQQGCYEIGLASGEQLPLELVQRLGYAVRPLPLPPTPPGAPPLPPRWEILLQDGQTIDPLLQFLAQQQLHLRHLVERRISLEDVFIGMQAQGAPQS
- a CDS encoding peptidylprolyl isomerase; protein product: MRGWVRGLSVGILSGTMTVIAWGQTPPSAPPAGRPPAASATPTGVVPPVTPSAPTPIPNGPAAVVNGQTIPEKAVYRALRQFPPEHHALARKEILAHLIENVLIDQYLTAIKVTIDPKEVDKVIQELKDELAAAKKDYKKELEALLLTEEEFRAEVTAQMKWEKFVMQQGTDEALKKLFDSSPDIFDGTMVRARHILINPGADENKKKEAAARLRGIKQVIEQEAAKAVAALPPTADALAKEQARAAKIEELFAAYAKQYSECPSKKDGGDLNFFPRAGAMVEPFAQVAFSLKPYEMSDVVATEVGYHLILVTARKPGTPKKFEDVKEDVRLLFAMRLREAVVQQMRPRAQITIYPPPGSSTPAGTSSPSGVTPPAVTPPSASSGVTPSSAQSPAPPDRKTP
- a CDS encoding DMT family protein produces the protein MYTALLLIASNTFMTIAWYGHLKYKDKPLWIAILVSWCIALPEYALQVPANRIGHRYMSATQLKVMQEVISLTVFMLFAWWYFGEQPTWRTLLAFVLITLAVALVRGEHGAMAAPPPVPPPPDNTPVNEPVPS
- a CDS encoding RluA family pseudouridine synthase, which codes for MNEWDLELDEEDLPSAAEARPCTSVRLREPLELTVMVKAEGMRLDQYVHLHVADHSRTDIQKAIEAGRITVNGKPSKPSYRVRKGDRLWIDLPPPLHDIPVPENIPLDILYQDASLAVINKPPDMVVHPAKGNWSGTLVNALHWHFRDQLSTEGGYLRAGIVHRLDKDTSGVILVAKEDAVHRELAWQFETRQIFKEYVAITQGELDRDADYIEGAIKLHPHDRQRMTVSNDPDAKPALSYYEVLERFRGYTLVKVQPRTGRTHQIRVHLLHVGCPVLADRLYSGRDRLLLSDLSPETPGAEEVVLLHRQALHAYRLRFRHPRTQQWIEVEAPLPEDMRRTLEALRRYRPWRSPPADR